In the genome of Gloeotrichia echinulata CP02, one region contains:
- a CDS encoding phosphoglucomutase/phosphomannomutase family protein, which yields MPVVANSIKFGTDGWRGVIGDEFTFERLALVAPVAAKVLYNTYFSTTGSRTIIVGYDRRFMAEEFARVVADSVIAVGFDVILSETYAPTPAFSWAAKQLNALGALVITASHNPGTYLGLKVKGAFGGSVPPEVTQEIEGLLSVGVSPVTNPGKIERFNPWPSYNQALEGKVDIAKIREAIASGKLTVFADVMHGAAAGGLAQLLGDRVQEINSNRDPLFGGGAPEPLPKYLSQLFEVIRNHRENNPTGLAVGLVFDGDCDRIAAVDGEANFLSSQVLIPILIDHLTRRRSFKGEIVKTVSGSDLMPLVAALHNLSVFETAVGYKYIADRMLAAEVLLGGEESGGIGYGSHIPERDALLSALYVLEAIVESEQDLGEYYRHLQTQTGFTSAYDRIDLPLASMEVRSRLLQQLQTQPLTEIAGLAVIDCQTIDGYKFRLADNSWLMIRFSGTEPVLRLYCEAPTLEQVHQTLAWAKHWAE from the coding sequence ATGCCAGTTGTAGCTAACTCGATCAAGTTTGGTACAGACGGCTGGCGGGGCGTTATTGGTGATGAGTTCACCTTTGAACGCCTAGCCTTAGTCGCACCAGTTGCCGCAAAAGTATTATACAATACATATTTTTCTACGACGGGTAGCCGGACGATCATAGTAGGTTACGATCGCCGATTTATGGCTGAAGAGTTTGCTCGCGTTGTCGCCGATTCTGTCATAGCTGTCGGCTTTGATGTCATCCTCAGTGAAACCTATGCTCCCACACCAGCTTTTAGCTGGGCTGCAAAACAACTTAATGCTTTAGGAGCATTAGTAATTACAGCTAGTCATAATCCAGGAACATATTTAGGGTTAAAAGTCAAGGGTGCTTTTGGTGGTTCCGTACCGCCAGAAGTTACCCAAGAGATAGAAGGATTGTTGTCTGTTGGCGTGTCACCTGTAACAAACCCCGGCAAGATAGAGCGATTTAATCCCTGGCCGAGTTACAATCAAGCACTCGAAGGGAAAGTAGATATTGCGAAAATTAGAGAAGCAATTGCCTCAGGTAAACTGACAGTATTTGCCGATGTCATGCATGGCGCGGCGGCTGGTGGATTAGCCCAACTATTAGGCGATCGCGTCCAAGAAATCAACAGCAACCGCGACCCCTTATTTGGTGGTGGTGCGCCAGAACCCTTACCTAAATACCTTTCTCAACTATTTGAGGTAATCCGAAACCACCGAGAAAACAATCCCACAGGTTTAGCCGTAGGGTTAGTATTTGACGGAGACTGCGATCGCATCGCCGCCGTGGATGGAGAAGCCAACTTCTTGAGTTCCCAAGTATTGATCCCAATATTAATCGACCACTTAACCAGACGACGCAGCTTTAAAGGTGAAATCGTCAAAACTGTCAGCGGTTCCGACTTAATGCCCCTTGTAGCAGCATTACATAACCTATCAGTATTTGAAACAGCCGTAGGTTACAAATACATAGCAGATAGAATGTTAGCCGCAGAAGTATTACTCGGCGGCGAAGAGTCAGGAGGAATTGGCTATGGCAGTCATATACCCGAACGAGACGCACTGCTATCAGCATTGTACGTCCTAGAGGCGATTGTCGAATCAGAGCAGGATTTAGGTGAATATTATCGCCACCTGCAAACACAAACAGGTTTCACCTCAGCATACGATCGCATAGATTTGCCCCTCGCAAGCATGGAAGTGCGATCGCGGCTTTTACAACAACTGCAAACCCAACCCTTAACCGAAATTGCTGGACTTGCAGTCATCGATTGTCAGACAATAGACGGGTACAAATTCCGTCTAGCCGACAACAGCTGGTTAATGATTCGATTTAGCGGCACAGAACCAGTATTACGCCTCTACTGCGAAGCACCCACACTCGAACAAGTCCATCAAACTCTGGCGTGGGCGAAAC